The sequence ATCGTAGAGCAATGAAAAGAGCAATTCAAAGAGCAATGGGTTCCGGAGCAGTCGGTATCAAAATTAAATGCAGTGGCCGTCTTTATGGTGCTGAGATTGCTCGGAAAGAAGAATATCACGCAGGTAGAAATCCTCTTCATACCCTAAGATCAGATATTGATTATGCCGTAAGTGAAGCCATGACAAAATATGGTGTAATTGGTATCAAAGTATGGGTATGCAAAGGTGAGTTGATGAATAAATAAGAAGTTTTATAGATAGGTGCTAAGAAATGTTAATGCCAAAGAAAGTAAAACACAGAAAACAGCAGAGAGGTAAAAGACGCGGTAAAGCATATTCTGGTTCTACCCTTGAGTTTGGAGAATATGGTCTTATGAGCTTAGAAAATGCGTGGATAACCGCCCGTCAAATTGAAGCTGCTCGCGTTGCTGTAACTCATTTTATAAAACGAACCGGAAAAGTCTGGATAAGAATCTTTCCTGATAAACCCTGTACAGTAAAACCGGCTGAAACCAGAATGGGTAAAGGGAAAGGTGCTCCAGAATATTGGATTGCTGTTGTAAAACGCGGTAGAATTATTTTCGAAATTGAAGGTGTTAATTATAATATCGCTAAACGAGCTTTGACATTAGGTGGTCATAAACTACCTATGAAGACTAAATTCATTTCACGCGAAGAAATAAGAGGTTAAGTTGTATGAAACCAAATGAATTGAGAGAGATGAACTTATCTGAATTAAAGCTAAAGGAAAATGATCTTCTTGAGGAAATTTTTAATCTTCGCTTTCAAAAATCAATGAATCGTTTAGAAAATCCCATGAAAATCAAAGAAGTAAAAATAGATATAGCGCGTGTTAAGACTATAATAAAAGAGAAAGAATTAGCTGCAAAGAAAATGTAGGACGATTATGGAAAAAGCTGAATTTAGAAAGAAAAAGCCGTCCAGAATAGGCATTGTTGTAAGCGATAAAATGGATAAGACAATTGTTGTCAGAGTTGAACGACAATTTAAACATCCCCTTTACGGCAAATATATGAGACGACATAAAAAATTTAAAGTTCATGATAAAGATAATCAAGCAAAAATTGGAGATAAAGTAAAAATTGAGGAATATAGACCTGTTAGTAAAACGAAGCGATGGCGATTTGTAGAAATAATTGAGAAGAGGAAGTAGACAAACAGGGAGTTCGTATGATTCAACAAGAAACTGTTCTTAGAGTTGCAGATAATTCAGGAGCAAAGGTAGTAAGGTGTATAAAAGTTTTGGGTGGCTCCAAACGAAGATATGCAAGTCTTGGCGATATAATTGTTATGTCTGTTAAATCTGCAGTTCCACATACCGATATTAAAAAAGGGACTATACATAAAGGAGTTGTTGTCAGGACCAAACAAG comes from Candidatus Cloacimonadota bacterium and encodes:
- the rpsQ gene encoding 30S ribosomal protein S17, giving the protein MEKAEFRKKKPSRIGIVVSDKMDKTIVVRVERQFKHPLYGKYMRRHKKFKVHDKDNQAKIGDKVKIEEYRPVSKTKRWRFVEIIEKRK
- the rplN gene encoding 50S ribosomal protein L14 — encoded protein: MIQQETVLRVADNSGAKVVRCIKVLGGSKRRYASLGDIIVMSVKSAVPHTDIKKGTIHKGVVVRTKQAVRRNDGTYIRFGDNAVVLIDDLMEPRGTRIFGPIARELRERHFMKILSLAPEVV
- the rpmC gene encoding 50S ribosomal protein L29, whose product is MKPNELREMNLSELKLKENDLLEEIFNLRFQKSMNRLENPMKIKEVKIDIARVKTIIKEKELAAKKM
- the rplP gene encoding 50S ribosomal protein L16, with product MLMPKKVKHRKQQRGKRRGKAYSGSTLEFGEYGLMSLENAWITARQIEAARVAVTHFIKRTGKVWIRIFPDKPCTVKPAETRMGKGKGAPEYWIAVVKRGRIIFEIEGVNYNIAKRALTLGGHKLPMKTKFISREEIRG